The stretch of DNA CTGGTGCCGTGGACGCGATGGAAGGCAAAGGTGCGAAGATCGGCCTGAATCCCGGCCCCACCACCGCTGTCGGAACCAGCGATGGTCAGGGCCGTAGGCCAGGGGATCGGTGGGGTCATAGGTTAGCGGTTGTTGGGCCGTCGCCGCTGCAAAAACTCAGGAATGTCAAGCCCAGCCCCCAGGCCACTGGAGCCACTGCTGGCCGGAGGGGAGACGGGGGGAGTCGTCAGATTGCGCTTGAAGGGGGTGACGCGGGCGACATCGAGCTCGGGTTGGGCCCCGGCCCGGTGGTTGAAGCCGGTTGCGATCACGGTGATACACACCTCCCCCTGCATCCGATCGTCGATCACCGCACCAAAGATGATGTTGGCGTTGGGATCGACCCCCTCGTAGATGATCTCGGCGGCGGCGTTGACTTCGTGGAGGGTGAGGTCGGAGCCACCGGTGACATTGAATACCGCCCCGGAGGCCCCGTCGATGGAGGACTCCAGCAGCGGGGATGAAATGGCTGCGATCGCGGCTTCCCGCGCCCGCGACTTGCCCGACCCTGTGCCAATGCCCATCAGCGCGGTGCCTGCGTCGGCCATGATCGCCCGCACGTCGGCAAAGTCAACGTTGACCAGACCCGGGATAGTAATAATGTCGGAGATGCCCTGCACCCCCTGACGCAGGATGTCGTCGGCGGTGCGGAAGGCTTCCTGGACGGGAGTTTGCTCTGAGATTACCGACAGCAGCTTGTCGTTGGGGATGATAATCAGTGTGTCGACCCGGCCCTGAAGCGCAGCAATGCCCTCATCGGCCTGATTCATCCGGCGGCGACCCTCAAAGGTGAACGGGCGGGTGACCACGCCCACGGTCAGAGCACCGGCTTCCTTAGCCACCTCGGCCACAATGGGAGCCGCCCCCGTGCCCGTGCCCCCACCCATGCCGGCGGTGATAAAGACCAGATCGGACTCTTCCAGGGCGGCAGCAATTTCTTCGCGGGACTCTTCGGCCGCCTTTTGGCCAATGGCCGGGTTGCCCCCAGCCCCCAGCCCACGGGTCAACTTTTGACCGATGTGCAGGCTGTTGGTCATCGTGGTGTTGTCGAGGGCCTGGGCATCGGTATTGACCGACCAAAATTCAATTCCCGCCAGGCCGCTGCTAATCATGCGGTTGACGGCATTGCAGCCGCCGCCGCCGACCCCAATTACCTTAATGCGGGCGACGCTGCTGGGCAAAGCCGTGTTGTTGGAATACGTTTCTCCGGGCATAGCTCTGGCATTGTGGGGTTGACTGGAGTTAAGCTCGCCCTGGCTAAAGGGGTTAGACGGGCCAGCGAAAGCGGTCACAGCGTCAGCTGAGGGCCGCGAATCGGCGGGAACCGATTCTGCCTGGTGAGGCACGTAGGCCTGGTAGTCAGCGTTGCGGTGGCCAGCACCATTGCCGTGGGGGTCGTCGGGGAGCATAGAATTTAAGGCCGTAGACAATATATATTAATTACCCGTACTAGATAACCGAAGATAGCACCTAAGTCCTGAAAATCTAAGCCCCGGCTGATTCTAGACAACTATAGAGTACTTCGCTGGAAAAAAACAAATCGCCTTGGCAAGTCTTAAACTACCTGATTTAACCACTGAAACCCAAAAAATCAACGCCATTCTATAAAGATATTCAACCGACTTGGCTAGGAAATGTTTTGAGCAGGCAATGCCAGGGCTGGGACTTGCTCCTAGCCCTGGCTTAGGGTTGGGACTGTGTTACCGGGGGGTCGGCTTCGACAACGGCCACCGAAGGGGCATTGGGGTTGCTGAGATCGATGCGGGCAACCTCGGTGTTGGCAAGCTGCTGAGGCAGGTTGCGCATGCGGTCGAGGGTGGCGAGCTGCTGCTCGAGTTCTGGACTGTAGGGGCCGAGGTAGACGGTACCGAGGGCGGTTTCGAGCACCAGGTTGTTGGGGTCGTGCCAGTCGATCTCGGTGATAGCGACGGGGCTACTGCTGATGGTTTCGTAGATCTGAGGCCAGTAGCGCTGGTACTGGGGCTGAATGCCGCGCAGCTGCAGAGTGGGTAGCTGCGGTGAGGCGCTGCCCAGTCCAAAGCTGGTCAGGGGCATCCAGGCGCCGTGGGCGTCGAGGAACCCCGCCTGGAGGTACTGGGTATCGGTACTGCGATCGCCGTTGCCCACCGGCAGCACGACGGCAACGGGCACCCGCTCCTCGATCCGGACATTGAGTCGCGGCGGCAGGAGTTGCCGCGTGACCTCCGCCGAGACGATGGGGCCGCGATCGCGCAGCTGCCGGGCCAGAATCTCGGGCTCCACCTTCATCAGCGGCTGGGGGTACTGGAGGGGCACCAGGGTCTGGACCGCCTCATCGCTGAGCAGGTGATTGCCGTTGACATTGATTTGCTCAGGCCCATGGATCAGCCACACCGGGCGCGTAGCCCCCCAAAAAATGGCGGCGGTGAGACCTGAAAGGGCCCAAAAACGCCACAGGGCTTGACTGATAGAAATGCGCCGCCGCCGCCGCAGGCTCTTGCGGCGATTCCGGAGTTCGTCGGGGGAAAGGGAGGAAACGCGGGTCATGGCACCAGGGTAGGGACTTTAGCAGCCCGGTGATTGAATTGGCCACCAGCGCGATCGCAGGGGGCAAGGGGCTAAAACCCCCGCCAGGCCTGGCCGCCTTTAGGCTGATGCAGATTTTAGCGCCTGGAGCGATTGGTGCAACGCTTTTTCCCAGCGCTGGGCTAAATCGCTGTCGGTAAAGGGGATGCGGTGGGTCTCGCCACTGGCGGTGGTCAGCGCCAGCGCCACATCTCCTCTGGGTACCTGACCCTCGTCAGCTACGGGCAGGCCGTCGATTTCGAGCCGAAGTTCGGTAACAACTTGTAACGAAAGGGTGGTGATGGCAACGGGGCCGCGGCGGGTGGGGCGGCCCCAGGTAATCTCGTTACCCCGTTGCCCCAGCATGGATTGAATGTCGTACTTGCTGCGATCGAAGTCGGTAGCCCAGGTTTCGTAGGCCTGGACTTTCTGGTATTCGTGCCAGCCCGCCCAGGCCAGGCCAATGAACACCGCCAGCAGGGGTAGCCACAACAGTCCTCGTTCCATAGGGAGTATTTTGACCTCGCGGTGAAATGGGCTTCAGGAATTGGCTGCCAGGTGGCTGCGGGACGTTGGCCGCCCGTTGCGTAGGAGCGTCGGGCGGGGATCGCTCTCAACCAGGGCCGTAGAGATGGGGGATCGCTCGTTTAAGCCGGGGGCTGAGGCCAGGTGCCTGGACTCGCGATCGCCCCACGGCCACCATTTTCCGAAACGATGCCCGGCTCTGTAAATTGTAAAGTCTTGCAACGGCTGCCGACAGAATTTCCTGGCCTCATGGAAAAGTAGGCCTAAGCAAGCGATTTGCTGACCCACTGCATTTTATGGAGGCTGGTACATTGGCATTTCTACCTCTTTTAGCCACGGTTCCCCACACGGCGGCCTGGAGTCCTAAAGTGGCCGCTGTGATGATTGTCTGCAACATTCTGGCCATCGCCATTGGCCGGTTTACCATCCAGATTCCCGATGCCAAGCCGTCCCTACCCTCCCCCGAGTTTTTCGGCGGCATGGGGTTGCCTGCCCTGCTGGGTACCACCAGCTTCGGCCATCTGCTAGGGGCTGGGGCAATCTTGGGCCTGGCCAATCTGGGCGTGCTCTAGGGAGTCACGATCGCCACAGGCGACAGTCACAGTCAACAGTCACAGGTCAGGTTGCTGCATCGGTTGTGAGGCCGCGCGGCAACCTGGCCCTGGCCACAGCTATCTCTGCTCCGAATAAAAGTCTATTGTTTGTCCCAGGGATGTCGGTGGCTGGTTCACCGGCATCCCTGGTTCGTTCAGGGCGAAAGGATAAGGCGTGGGGATGCTAAGCCTGGCAATACGCCATTGCGCCGCCCCAGTTTTTTGCCGACGTTGCTGGATTGAGTCATGAATCTGTAAACTTGACGTCCTTTCGTTGCCCCCTAAATCCCCCAATTCTGGGGACTTTGAGATTGCGACTCCCCCCAAAATTGGGGGGCTGGGGGGCATGTCATACCTGCATTCAGCAACGCCTTTTTGCCTTTGGAAGAGGCCAATGTCCTAAGTGCAATGGCCATCGCTACAGTCCCGCGCAGAGGCGGCGATCGGCTTCGTCAACCTCGCTGTTGGTGCGCAGATAGTTGCTCAGCCAGGCGCAGCCATGACTGAGAGGATCGAGGCTCAAGATGGATGGCATCGCCCAAAGTACCAGGGTTTCATCGTCGCCTACCGAGGCCAGCCTGGAGCCATTGCCGCTAAACGCAACGCTGCGTACCCCAGAGTTGTGCTGATGCAGCGTCGTGATCAGGGCATCGTCTGGCTGGGCGAGGGGTTGCCCCGGACAGCCACTGCCACCCAGGCACTGGAGGCTCCAGAGTTTCACGGTTTCGTCGATGCTGGCGGTGGCCAGCAGGCGGTTGTCCGGACTGAAGGCTACCCCCCAGACCGCCGCCCGGTGACCTGACAGAGTGTGCAGCAGGGTGCCGTCGGATTGCCACAGGCGAGCCCTATTGTCCCCGCTGCCGGTGGCAATCCACTGTCCGTCGGGGCTATAGGCCACTCGCCATACCGTTGAACCGTGCTCAAGGGTGTGCAGTAGTTTGCCAGTGGGGCTCCAGAGCTTGAGGGTGCCGTCGTTGCTGGCGGTGGCGAACTGCCTGCCGTCTGGGCTGTAGGCCACATCCCAGATCGGGGCGGCTGCACCCTGCCAGCGCTGGAGCAGGGTGCCATCGGCCCGCCGCCGGTAAATCTGCCCGGTGACGCTAGCCGCCACCAGCGTTTGGCCATCGGGATGCCAGGCTGCCCCCAACAGGGCGGCATCGTGGCCGTCGATCGCCTGCAGCAGGTTGCCCTCAAAGTCCCAGAGGTGGATGGTTGTGTCTTCGCTGGTGGAGGTCAACCAGGGCTGGCGCGGGTGTCGGACCAGGTTGGTCACGCCGGCCTGGTGGCCGACTAGAGTGGTTGTTGTAGCTGTATCGGGGGCGATCAGCCTGACAATTTGATCGCTGCCAGCCGTGGCCAGCCGCTGCCCATCGGGGCTAAACACCGCCCCCAGGGCCAGGTTGCTCAGCCCCTGAAGCTTTTGGTGGAAGGGATTTTGGGCCTGCCAGAGCAGCACCTGATTGTCGGCCCCAGCGGAGGCAATGGTGGTGCCGTCAGGGCTGTAGGCCACACCCCAGACGGCAGCACTGTGGCCCTCCAGGGTGGTCAGCAGGGTGCCGCTGACGCTCCAGAGAGCCAGGGTTTTGTCCCAACTGGCGGACACCAATTCCTGCCCGTCGGGGCTGAAGGCAAGATCTTTGACCGGAGCCTGGTGGTGAACCAGGGTACCCAGCAGATTGCCCGCCGAGTCCCAGAGCTTAATGGTTTTGTCGATGCTGCCGCTGGCCAGGCGATCGCCCTGGGGACTAAAGGCCAGGGTGTGCACTGGAGCTTCATGGTCGGTCAGGGTAGTGCGGTATTGCCCGGACTGCCAGAGGGAGATTGTTGAGTTGTTGCCGCCCAAGGCGATCGTGTTGCCGTCGGGGCTGAAGGCCACCGCTCGCAGGCCGGTCACCTCCCCCGGATGCTCCAGGTACTGGACGTTGCCGGTAGCCAAATCGAAGATTTCAGCCCGGCTACCGTTGCCCCCGGCCAGCAGCCGTTGACCGTCGGGGCTGAAGGCCAGTCCCCAAGTTGAAGCCATCCCCGTGGGCAGAGTGCGCTCCAGTTCTCCGGCAGTCGTCCACAGGTAAATGGTGCCATCGTCGCCAGCGGAGGCCAGGCGGCGACCGTCGGGGCTGTAGCGAAGGGCCCGAATGGTGGCCTGATGGCCCTTGAGGGTCTTGATCAGAGTGCCGTCGAGCTGCCAGAGGTGAATGGTGGCATCGACCCCGGCGGTGGCCAGTTGTCCAGCCTGGTCTGGGTTGGGGTTGAAACTGGCGGCCAGCACCGCTGCCCGGTGACCGCTGAGGCGATTGTTTTGGTGAATGCCCAGCACGATGCGCTCCAAAATAGCGTCGGCCTGGGCCTGCAAG from Leptolyngbya sp. KIOST-1 encodes:
- the ftsZ gene encoding cell division protein FtsZ, with protein sequence MPGETYSNNTALPSSVARIKVIGVGGGGCNAVNRMISSGLAGIEFWSVNTDAQALDNTTMTNSLHIGQKLTRGLGAGGNPAIGQKAAEESREEIAAALEESDLVFITAGMGGGTGTGAAPIVAEVAKEAGALTVGVVTRPFTFEGRRRMNQADEGIAALQGRVDTLIIIPNDKLLSVISEQTPVQEAFRTADDILRQGVQGISDIITIPGLVNVDFADVRAIMADAGTALMGIGTGSGKSRAREAAIAAISSPLLESSIDGASGAVFNVTGGSDLTLHEVNAAAEIIYEGVDPNANIIFGAVIDDRMQGEVCITVIATGFNHRAGAQPELDVARVTPFKRNLTTPPVSPPASSGSSGLGAGLDIPEFLQRRRPNNR
- a CDS encoding cell division protein FtsQ/DivIB → MTRVSSLSPDELRNRRKSLRRRRRISISQALWRFWALSGLTAAIFWGATRPVWLIHGPEQINVNGNHLLSDEAVQTLVPLQYPQPLMKVEPEILARQLRDRGPIVSAEVTRQLLPPRLNVRIEERVPVAVVLPVGNGDRSTDTQYLQAGFLDAHGAWMPLTSFGLGSASPQLPTLQLRGIQPQYQRYWPQIYETISSSPVAITEIDWHDPNNLVLETALGTVYLGPYSPELEQQLATLDRMRNLPQQLANTEVARIDLSNPNAPSVAVVEADPPVTQSQP
- the psaK gene encoding photosystem I reaction center subunit PsaK, which produces MAFLPLLATVPHTAAWSPKVAAVMIVCNILAIAIGRFTIQIPDAKPSLPSPEFFGGMGLPALLGTTSFGHLLGAGAILGLANLGVL
- a CDS encoding AAA-like domain-containing protein, translating into MLTRPIQSPYQVGGCLPPTAPTYVKRQADTLLQQRLLDGQFCYVFNARQMGKSSLRVHTMAALDQLGVHSVAIDLTAIGSQHITLEQWYAAIAAYLVRGRPLTFALSQWWRDHTHLPPVARLADLIDRVVLPSLTAPLVIFIDEIDSLLALAFPTDDFFALIRTCFNRRADNPAYQRLTFALFGVTTPSDLIADRVRTPFNIGQAIGLEGFTLAEAQPLAASLQPWVSDPQPVLGRVLHWTGGQPFLTQKLCHLIVSHAPALGQGSVADWVDRLVQRYLIENWELHDQPEHLKTIRDRLWHQPQRLGQRLGLYQQVLDHGKVAVSASPEQAELLLVGLVERRGGYLQVKNPIYQAVFSTAWVQQQLNDLRPYAAPLNAWVASDCTDQSRLLRGQALQETLSWAEHQRLSPLDYRFLAASQALDQREALARVEADRLAEVEARLTVEHRQRLEQQRHLERQRLLLGAVTIALVTAIGLGFVARRQYLQASQNEAYAILRSAEALQSSRRSFEALLEAVRGQQRLRQIPTRNPALQAQADAILERIVLGIHQNNRLSGHRAAVLAASFNPNPDQAGQLATAGVDATIHLWQLDGTLIKTLKGHQATIRALRYSPDGRRLASAGDDGTIYLWTTAGELERTLPTGMASTWGLAFSPDGQRLLAGGNGSRAEIFDLATGNVQYLEHPGEVTGLRAVAFSPDGNTIALGGNNSTISLWQSGQYRTTLTDHEAPVHTLAFSPQGDRLASGSIDKTIKLWDSAGNLLGTLVHHQAPVKDLAFSPDGQELVSASWDKTLALWSVSGTLLTTLEGHSAAVWGVAYSPDGTTIASAGADNQVLLWQAQNPFHQKLQGLSNLALGAVFSPDGQRLATAGSDQIVRLIAPDTATTTTLVGHQAGVTNLVRHPRQPWLTSTSEDTTIHLWDFEGNLLQAIDGHDAALLGAAWHPDGQTLVAASVTGQIYRRRADGTLLQRWQGAAAPIWDVAYSPDGRQFATASNDGTLKLWSPTGKLLHTLEHGSTVWRVAYSPDGQWIATGSGDNRARLWQSDGTLLHTLSGHRAAVWGVAFSPDNRLLATASIDETVKLWSLQCLGGSGCPGQPLAQPDDALITTLHQHNSGVRSVAFSGNGSRLASVGDDETLVLWAMPSILSLDPLSHGCAWLSNYLRTNSEVDEADRRLCAGL